In a genomic window of Corvus moneduloides isolate bCorMon1 chromosome 17, bCorMon1.pri, whole genome shotgun sequence:
- the PLAGL2 gene encoding zinc finger protein PLAGL2 yields MTAFFPSVPNWIQDAKQEEEETGWKLVPRPRGEETESQGKCQCELSEPSFPHVDKLRTHTLSHSEQRPYNCPQLHCGKAFASKYKLYRHMATHSAQKPHQCMYCEKMFHRKDHLRNHLQTHDPNKEALHCPECGKNYNTKLGFRRHLAMHAAASGDLSCKVCLQTFESTQVLLEHLKAHSRRASGGAKEKKHPCDHCDRRFYTRKDVRRHLVVHTGRKDFLCQYCAQRFGRKDHLTRHMKKSHSQELLKIKTEPVDMLGLLSCSSSVAVKEELSPVLCMASRDMMGGKSFPGMLPVGMYSTHLQTMPSSGMPHSLVPNSLPMGMSYPLESSSPISSPPQPPPKYQLGSTSYLPEKLPKVEVDSFLSDFPGSLSLSSGDPQSSSPQPPALDEALLSKSPANLSEALCAANMDFSHLLGFLPLNLPPCNPPVSSGGLVMGYSQGEAQPLLTTLQHQPQESPGAGASLNFGPLHSLPPVFTSSLSTTTLPRFHQAFQ; encoded by the exons ATGACGgcattttttcccagtgttcccaACTGGATTCAAGATgcaaagcaggaggaggaagagacagGCTGGAAATTAGTCCCCAGACCAAGAGGTGAAGAGACTGAAAGTCAGGGAAAATGCCAGTGTGAACTATCGGAGCCCTCCTTCCCTCACGTGGACAAGCTGAGAACTCACACACTTTCCCATTCGGAGCAGAGGCCCTACAACTGCCCCCAGCTGCACTGTGGCAAGGCCTTTGCTTCCAAGTACAAGCTCTATAG GCATATGGCCACGCACTCTGCTCAGAAGCCTCACCAGTGCATGTACTGCGAGAAGATGTTTCACCGGAAGGATCACCTTCGGAATCACCTGCAGACCCACGATCCCAACAAGGAGGCCCTGCACTGTCCCGAGTGCGGCAAGAACTACAACACCAAACTGGGCTTCAGGCGACACCTGGCCATGCATGCGGCTGCCAGCGGTGACCTCAGCTGCAAGGTGTGCCTCCAGACCTTTGAGAGCACCCAGGTCCTGCTGGAGCACCTCAAAGCTCACTCCAGGCGGGCTTCCGGTGGGGCGAAGGAAAAGAAGCATCCGTGTGACCACTGCGATCGGCGCTTCTACACCCGGAAAGACGTGCGGAGACACTTGGTAGTGCACACGGGGCGGAAGGACTTCTTGTGCCAGTACTGTGCTCAGAGGTTTGGGAGGAAAGACCACCTGACCAGGCACATGAAGAAAAGCcactcccaggaactgctgAAGATTAAGACGGAGCCAGTGGATATGTTGGgtctgctcagctgcagctcctctgtggcAGTGAAGGAAGAGCTGAGTCCTGTCCTGTGTATGGCATCCAGAGACATGATGGGCGGTAAGAGCTTCCCTGGCATGCTGCCTGTGGGCATGTACAGCACACATCTCCAAACCATGCCAAGCTCAGGGATGCCCCATTCTTTGGTTCCTAATTCTCTTCCAATGGGAATGAGCTATCCTCTGGAGTCTTCTTCTCCCATCTCCTCCCCACCGCAACCTCCTCCAAAGTATCAGCTTGGATCTACCTCATATTTGCCTGAGAAACTACCCAAAGTAGAGGTGGACAGCTTTTTGTCAGACTTCCCTGGCAGCCTGTCTCTCTCATCTGGTGATCCTCAGTCCTCTTCACCTCAGCCACCTGCCCTGGATGAGGCTTTGCTTTCCAAGAGCCCTGCTAACCTCTCAGAGGCTCTCTGTGCTGCTAACATGGACTTCTCTCATCTTCTTGGCTTCCTCCCCCTAAATCTTCCTCCTTGCAATCCACCTGTCTCATCGGGGGGATTGGTCATGGGCTACTCGCAGGGGGAGGCGCAGCCACTGCTCACCACTTTGCAACATCAACCTCAAGAGTCTCCCGGAGCCGGGGCCTCGCTGAACTTTGGGCCCCTTCATTCGTTGCCCCCCGTCTTCACCTCCAGCTTGAGCACAACCACGCTGCCACGGTTCCACCAGGCATTCCAATAA